A region of uncultured Draconibacterium sp. DNA encodes the following proteins:
- the rnhA gene encoding ribonuclease HI, with protein MARPKITIYTDGAARGNPGNGGYGIVLLSGPHRKELSEGYKLTTNNRMELLAVIVALESLKIEGSDVTIYTDSKYVADAVEKGWVFNWVKKRFKGKKNPDLWMRFLEIYKKHVVKFVWVKGHANNPLNERCDELAVEASMKPNLLVDEGYKPE; from the coding sequence ATGGCTCGTCCAAAAATAACAATATACACCGATGGTGCAGCCCGCGGAAATCCGGGAAACGGAGGCTACGGAATTGTGTTGCTTTCAGGCCCTCACCGCAAAGAACTTTCGGAAGGATATAAACTAACCACCAATAACCGAATGGAGTTGCTGGCGGTAATTGTAGCTCTCGAGTCGCTGAAGATTGAGGGTAGCGATGTTACCATTTACACCGACTCGAAATATGTTGCCGATGCCGTTGAAAAAGGCTGGGTTTTTAACTGGGTAAAGAAACGTTTCAAGGGCAAAAAAAATCCCGATCTTTGGATGCGTTTTCTCGAGATCTACAAAAAGCATGTAGTTAAGTTTGTTTGGGTGAAAGGCCACGCCAACAACCCACTTAACGAACGTTGCGATGAGCTGGCGGTTGAAGCATCGATGAAGCCGAATCTTTTAGTTGACGAAGGTTATAAACCTGAATAA
- a CDS encoding phosphatidylserine decarboxylase has product MKCLSLVLLLFTFISCQKEVEPDNKMETIKYIERANGELKTENVPSDGMLKWLYSSATGKAALHLLFKRKIVSAIGGWYMNTPYSARRIDDFVNEHHIDKNEFEIEDLAKFKSFNDFFYRKLKPSARKIGNQLVSPADGKILVFPTLNDVANFFVKGSEFTMQNFLRDKKLASKYNDGAMAIIRLAPPDYHRYHFPASGIASESVKINGHYFSVSPLALQKSLKIFCENKREHCTLSTEDYGDILIIDVGATMVGSIIQTYEANSKVNKGDEKGYFAFGGSTLVLLFEKGKISFDADLIENTKKGMETTVKMGEDIAVALN; this is encoded by the coding sequence ATGAAATGTTTAAGTTTGGTACTGCTTCTTTTTACTTTTATTTCCTGCCAAAAAGAAGTTGAGCCGGATAACAAAATGGAAACCATAAAATATATAGAAAGAGCAAATGGGGAACTTAAAACCGAGAATGTTCCCAGCGATGGAATGCTGAAATGGCTGTATTCATCGGCAACAGGGAAAGCTGCCCTGCATTTGTTGTTTAAACGTAAAATTGTTTCGGCAATTGGAGGTTGGTACATGAACACGCCTTACTCTGCACGGCGAATTGACGATTTTGTTAACGAGCATCATATCGATAAAAATGAATTTGAAATCGAAGACCTGGCAAAATTCAAATCATTTAACGATTTCTTTTACCGGAAATTAAAACCCAGTGCAAGAAAGATCGGTAATCAGTTGGTTTCTCCTGCCGATGGCAAGATCCTGGTTTTCCCGACATTAAACGATGTCGCTAACTTTTTTGTAAAAGGTTCAGAATTTACCATGCAAAATTTTCTACGCGATAAAAAGCTGGCCTCGAAATATAACGACGGAGCCATGGCTATAATTCGCCTTGCACCACCCGATTACCACCGCTATCATTTCCCTGCATCGGGAATAGCTTCCGAATCGGTTAAAATTAACGGGCACTACTTTTCGGTTTCGCCGTTGGCCTTACAAAAAAGCCTGAAAATTTTCTGCGAGAACAAACGCGAGCACTGCACACTTTCAACTGAAGATTACGGAGATATTTTGATTATTGATGTGGGTGCCACTATGGTTGGAAGTATTATTCAAACTTACGAGGCAAATAGCAAAGTAAACAAAGGAGATGAAAAAGGCTATTTTGCTTTTGGCGGATCTACATTGGTTTTGCTGTTTGAAAAAGGAAAAATTTCGTTTGATGCCGATTTGATAGAAAACACAAAAAAAGGGATGGAAACCACGGTTAAAATGGGTGAAGATATTGCTGTTGCTTTAAATTAG
- a CDS encoding sigma-70 family RNA polymerase sigma factor, translating to MKANKEVQLEKLIHKVKKGDRRAQKLLFDKYVDRLFAIARRYAVNEELAEDALFQAFMKIYTKLPEFEYINEAALVGWLSRIVINQTLMDRRKELSTLYKVETLDEERHEASWMEEMDDGALIDLVNKLPEGYRTVFLMNAVDGYAHKEIAEVLGISESTSRSQFFKARKFLQKKLAQDYGQAGT from the coding sequence GTGAAAGCAAACAAAGAAGTGCAACTCGAAAAACTAATTCATAAAGTAAAAAAGGGCGACCGACGAGCTCAGAAGCTGCTGTTCGATAAATATGTCGACCGCCTGTTTGCCATTGCCCGGCGTTATGCTGTTAATGAAGAATTGGCAGAAGATGCACTTTTTCAGGCTTTTATGAAGATTTACACCAAGTTGCCTGAGTTTGAATACATCAACGAGGCTGCGCTGGTGGGCTGGCTTTCCCGCATTGTTATTAACCAAACGCTGATGGACAGGCGAAAAGAACTAAGCACACTTTACAAAGTGGAAACGCTGGACGAAGAACGTCATGAAGCAAGTTGGATGGAGGAGATGGATGACGGAGCGCTGATTGACCTGGTAAATAAATTGCCGGAAGGATACCGAACCGTGTTTTTAATGAATGCTGTTGATGGTTATGCGCACAAAGAGATTGCCGAAGTGTTGGGAATTTCGGAAAGCACATCGCGGTCGCAATTTTTTAAAGCACGTAAATTTTTACAAAAAAAACTCGCACAGGATTATGGACAAGCTGGAACATAG
- a CDS encoding ribonuclease HII — translation MNKQKLLPFYNENIIEAGCDEAGRGCLAGPVFAAAVILPSNFENELLNDSKKLSEKQRYQLRPLVEEQALAWAVVAVDNKEIDEVNILNASFLAMNRAVEKLTTVPEHLLIDGNRFRTKGKIPYTCMIKGDGRFYSIAAASILAKTYRDDYMAEIHQEFPYYDWHKNKGYPTKKHRAAIKEHGPCKYHRMSFRLLDEQLAIEF, via the coding sequence ATGAATAAACAAAAACTACTTCCTTTTTACAACGAGAATATAATTGAAGCCGGTTGCGATGAGGCAGGTAGAGGCTGTCTGGCAGGGCCGGTATTTGCCGCTGCGGTAATTCTTCCGTCCAACTTTGAGAATGAGCTGCTGAACGACTCCAAAAAACTAAGCGAAAAACAACGTTATCAGTTGCGTCCGCTGGTTGAAGAGCAAGCCCTGGCGTGGGCTGTGGTTGCTGTTGATAATAAGGAAATTGATGAGGTAAATATTTTAAATGCTTCGTTTCTGGCGATGAACAGGGCCGTTGAAAAGCTTACCACTGTACCCGAACATTTGCTGATTGACGGGAACCGATTCAGAACGAAAGGCAAGATCCCCTACACATGCATGATAAAAGGCGACGGACGATTTTATTCTATTGCCGCCGCATCGATTCTGGCCAAAACCTACCGCGATGATTATATGGCAGAAATCCATCAGGAGTTTCCGTATTACGACTGGCACAAAAACAAAGGTTACCCAACAAAAAAACACCGGGCGGCAATTAAAGAGCACGGTCCGTGCAAGTACCACCGTATGTCGTTTCGTTTGTTGGATGAACAGCTTGCGATTGAATTTTAA
- a CDS encoding glycosyltransferase family 1 protein, producing MVIAVNTRLLIKGKLEGIGWFTYETLKRMTINHPEHEFIFIFDRPYSEDYIFAENVTPVVVGPPTRHPVLWYLWFEFLIPGILKKYKADLFLSPDGYLSQRTKVPQLGVIHDINFVHRPDDLPWLKGKYYNHYFPRFARLAKRIATVSFYSKEDITRSFKVDYDKIDVVYDGINQIFEPISEEEKMEVRSMFTDGAEYFLFVGALHPRKNVCGLLKAFDAFKSVVNNTTKLVIVGGEMHKTGDIFETYENMRHKDDVVFTGRVTTADLHDIFGAAKALTFVPFFEGFGIPVVEAMSAGVPVICSNTTSIPEVGGNAVLYADPLKIDQITDAMIKLHEDPDLRTKLVEKGFQQKNKFSWDETARLLWMSVEKSLQ from the coding sequence ATGGTTATTGCCGTAAATACTCGTTTATTGATAAAGGGGAAGCTTGAGGGAATAGGCTGGTTTACTTATGAAACGCTAAAACGGATGACGATCAATCATCCGGAGCATGAGTTTATTTTTATTTTCGACAGACCATACAGCGAAGATTATATTTTTGCAGAAAATGTTACTCCGGTAGTTGTTGGGCCGCCAACACGTCACCCGGTTTTATGGTATCTTTGGTTTGAATTCCTGATACCAGGAATTCTGAAAAAATACAAAGCTGATCTTTTTCTTTCACCCGACGGCTATCTTTCGCAACGTACTAAAGTGCCACAGTTGGGTGTTATTCACGACATTAACTTTGTGCATCGTCCCGATGATCTTCCCTGGCTAAAAGGTAAATATTACAATCATTATTTTCCGAGATTTGCCCGCCTGGCTAAACGGATTGCCACAGTATCGTTTTATTCAAAAGAAGATATTACCCGGTCGTTTAAAGTCGACTACGACAAAATTGATGTGGTTTACGACGGAATAAACCAGATTTTTGAGCCCATTTCTGAAGAAGAGAAAATGGAGGTACGGTCCATGTTTACAGATGGTGCAGAATATTTTCTGTTTGTTGGAGCCTTACATCCGCGTAAGAATGTTTGTGGCTTGTTAAAAGCTTTCGATGCGTTTAAAAGTGTGGTTAACAATACTACAAAGCTGGTAATCGTAGGCGGCGAAATGCATAAAACAGGAGATATTTTTGAAACCTACGAAAATATGCGTCACAAAGATGATGTAGTGTTTACGGGGCGGGTTACAACGGCCGATTTGCACGATATTTTTGGAGCCGCAAAGGCACTTACTTTTGTTCCGTTTTTCGAAGGTTTTGGAATTCCGGTGGTTGAGGCAATGAGTGCCGGTGTACCGGTGATTTGCTCAAATACAACTTCTATTCCGGAGGTTGGCGGCAATGCTGTACTTTATGCCGATCCGTTAAAAATCGATCAGATAACCGATGCAATGATTAAGTTGCACGAAGATCCTGATTTGCGCACCAAGCTGGTGGAAAAAGGTTTTCAACAGAAAAATAAATTTAGCTGGGACGAAACAGCGCGACTGCTTTGGATGAGTGTGGAGAAATCGCTCCAGTGA
- a CDS encoding oligosaccharide flippase family protein, giving the protein MKRKFVTNLILLLFLNLLIKPIWIFGIDRTVQNTVGDETFGLYFALFNFSILLNILLDVGITNYNNRNIAQHNFLLPKHLSNIIGLKFILAIVYALFSLGIAAIIGYNNIQLHLLFFLIFNQFLISFTLYLRSNLSALHLFRTDSLISVLDRSIMLVLCSILLFTSWTNIQFSISWYVYVQTIAYVLTAITTFVVVLAKSGRIKVRFDLTFFRVFLRKSYPYALLILLMSFYNRIDSVMLERLLPNPIGKEQAGIYAHSFRLLDAVSMFGLLFAGLLLPIFARMIKQKEHVRQMVKLSFTLLIVPAIIIAVSSIFYDNEIMAALYTSSTEHSSGILGILMTGFIGVACTYIFGTLLTANGSMKQLNIMAFCGMVLNIVLNLVLIPRFMAYGSAYASLSTQLFTGFTQVGLALFIFKIKPQISYIFQLALFTGSVIVVGLVSKQIGQWFYGYLAMLAGSVILAVLFRLFNLKDLYQIIRYEKE; this is encoded by the coding sequence TTGAAACGCAAATTTGTAACCAACCTGATATTATTACTTTTCCTGAATCTGCTGATAAAACCTATCTGGATTTTTGGTATCGACAGGACGGTGCAAAACACGGTTGGCGACGAGACTTTTGGTCTGTATTTCGCGTTGTTCAACTTCTCGATATTGCTTAATATATTACTCGACGTTGGGATTACCAACTATAACAACCGCAACATTGCCCAGCATAACTTTTTGTTGCCAAAACACCTTTCCAATATCATTGGGTTGAAATTTATACTGGCTATTGTTTATGCCCTGTTCAGTTTAGGAATTGCAGCCATTATCGGGTACAATAACATTCAGCTCCACCTGCTTTTCTTTTTAATTTTTAACCAATTCCTGATTTCTTTCACGCTTTATCTTAGGTCCAACCTCAGCGCTTTGCATCTATTCCGCACCGATAGTTTAATATCGGTTTTAGACCGAAGTATTATGCTGGTTTTATGTAGCATTCTACTTTTTACTTCGTGGACAAACATCCAATTCTCAATCAGTTGGTATGTTTACGTTCAGACCATTGCATATGTGCTGACAGCTATAACGACTTTTGTTGTAGTGCTGGCAAAATCGGGGCGAATAAAAGTGCGATTTGATCTTACTTTCTTTCGGGTATTTCTGCGGAAATCATATCCTTATGCACTACTTATTTTGCTGATGTCGTTTTACAACCGAATTGACTCTGTCATGCTGGAGCGCCTGCTCCCTAATCCCATTGGTAAAGAGCAAGCCGGTATTTATGCTCACTCGTTTCGTTTGCTGGATGCCGTATCGATGTTTGGTTTGCTATTTGCCGGATTGCTGTTACCTATTTTTGCAAGAATGATCAAACAAAAGGAGCATGTCAGGCAGATGGTAAAACTTTCCTTTACGCTGTTAATCGTTCCGGCAATTATTATTGCAGTCTCGAGTATCTTCTACGATAACGAGATTATGGCCGCGCTATACACTTCAAGTACTGAGCATTCTTCAGGCATTTTGGGAATTCTTATGACCGGGTTTATTGGCGTTGCCTGTACCTATATTTTTGGCACTTTATTAACCGCCAACGGCAGCATGAAACAGCTAAATATTATGGCCTTTTGCGGAATGGTGTTGAATATAGTGCTCAACCTGGTGCTCATTCCTCGTTTCATGGCCTATGGTTCAGCTTATGCAAGTTTATCTACCCAGTTGTTTACCGGATTTACCCAGGTAGGCCTTGCCCTTTTCATTTTTAAGATAAAACCCCAAATTTCTTATATCTTCCAATTAGCTCTTTTTACCGGATCAGTGATAGTTGTCGGACTTGTTTCGAAACAAATCGGCCAATGGTTTTACGGCTACCTCGCAATGTTGGCCGGCTCGGTAATTCTGGCGGTATTGTTCAGGCTTTTTAACTTAAAAGATCTATATCAGATCATTCGTTATGAAAAGGAATAA
- a CDS encoding DUF3267 domain-containing protein, with translation MKRNNPSIEALKNGEDYELLAEVEHDEIKSFVLSQLDKGGWLVKGFMVYQTIMVLLGLFIITRALVFSFRGIYEPLWYSIGTILFCVTVLVIIHELLHGIAIKLSGAKNVRYGAYFKKFIFYAEADRHVFNRRQFTFIALAPLVVLKLITLVGIIIFFSHPLVWAFTLIMCIHSLFCAGDIGLLSVFFSTQSEVFTFDIKEERKSYYFRKK, from the coding sequence ATGAAAAGGAATAATCCATCGATTGAAGCATTAAAAAACGGAGAGGACTACGAGCTTCTGGCAGAAGTGGAACATGATGAGATTAAGTCGTTTGTGCTTTCGCAACTGGATAAAGGTGGTTGGCTGGTTAAAGGATTTATGGTGTACCAGACTATTATGGTACTGCTGGGCTTATTCATAATTACCCGTGCACTGGTTTTTAGTTTCAGAGGCATCTACGAGCCACTTTGGTATAGTATCGGAACAATTCTTTTTTGTGTAACGGTGCTTGTTATCATTCACGAATTGCTGCATGGAATTGCTATAAAGCTATCCGGTGCTAAAAATGTGCGGTATGGAGCCTATTTCAAAAAGTTTATATTTTATGCCGAAGCCGACCGGCATGTTTTTAATCGTCGCCAGTTTACCTTTATCGCACTTGCTCCATTGGTTGTACTAAAACTAATCACTCTTGTTGGGATTATTATCTTTTTTAGTCACCCGCTCGTTTGGGCATTCACACTAATCATGTGTATCCACAGTTTGTTCTGTGCCGGCGATATTGGCTTACTTTCCGTGTTCTTTTCAACACAATCAGAAGTATTTACCTTTGATATAAAAGAAGAGCGAAAAAGTTATTACTTCAGAAAGAAGTAA
- the frr gene encoding ribosome recycling factor: MQEEVEFILDHCKEKMAAAVEHLEKELVHIRAGKANPAMLDGVHVEYYGSLTPLNQVSNVSTPDARTIAVQPWEKNLIPQIEKAIQNANLGLNPDNNGEIIRINIPVLTEERRKGLVKQAHQEGENAKVSVRGARKDSNDSLKKLLKEGLSEDIEKDAEAEVQRLTDDFGKKIDALVEAKEEDIMTI, from the coding sequence ATGCAAGAAGAAGTAGAATTTATTTTAGACCATTGTAAAGAGAAAATGGCGGCTGCCGTTGAGCACCTTGAAAAGGAATTAGTTCACATCCGTGCAGGTAAAGCAAATCCAGCTATGTTAGACGGAGTTCATGTGGAATATTATGGTAGTTTAACGCCTTTAAATCAGGTTTCTAACGTAAGTACACCTGATGCAAGAACAATTGCTGTTCAACCCTGGGAAAAGAATTTGATCCCACAAATTGAAAAAGCAATTCAAAATGCAAATCTGGGATTGAATCCGGATAACAATGGCGAGATTATTAGAATAAATATTCCGGTACTGACTGAAGAAAGACGAAAAGGTTTGGTAAAACAAGCCCATCAGGAAGGTGAAAACGCAAAAGTAAGCGTTCGTGGAGCACGAAAAGATTCGAACGATAGCCTTAAAAAACTTCTAAAAGAAGGATTGTCGGAGGATATCGAGAAAGACGCGGAAGCGGAAGTGCAACGACTGACTGATGATTTTGGTAAGAAGATCGACGCCTTGGTGGAAGCTAAGGAAGAAGATATAATGACTATTTAA